In Chryseobacterium gleum, a single genomic region encodes these proteins:
- a CDS encoding ABC transporter permease/M1 family aminopeptidase translates to MNTLFLFEAGRSSKHWLTYLVALLLISLGIFCGNQFNLSAGEGIYLNSPYTIGFMTGMLSLSVIFFATVYALQLLFRDQDSKFDSILFSFPFSKFTYLKGKFYAYFLQTFLSFTFLMTGFLLGQLMRTGSEMQEYFNILYYLYPLLIFGLINSFFVCGFLFLIAFTVKKKLLVVVGGLLLYVVYMIILLFSNSPFMTGSLPQSLETQQFSALTDPFGLSAYFMQARDLTAHEKNIHMVPFTGYLLFNRILFFLLSFGFLFLSLTLFSFSNTSGHKVKTRGNLQSFSEIGTLEYSTVAQAFNWWSSFRSVLSFVKTDLTYLFKSIAVPAVSILLLFFVGMEMYAEIEKGIRLPQKYASSGLMATTISENFHLLGLLITAYFLNDIYWRSQSSGFNLIENSALFAKNRLTGHFVSVSLLLFFFTGIVMVQGIIFQATYQYFHIDWNAYLGVFLFNTFPLILFSGFILLINDRIPNKFIALGVSVLAVFLLSGPVSGKIITYPLLRIFSDFKGTYSDFNGYGIYEKAFAQRLVFGAGIISLLWLFYSIVKVKKIHVSALVFTIFLLISGVIAGIFFMKGYIPKNEAQNILSSVEYEKNYQKYENIPQPDITGITTEIKLYPSENAYQIAGKYILTNQTNQPVNKILINFNKDLKLESAVLTSGNERTEIHQNITEVSLKQPLLPGKTAFLDFILSYQWFAVNGHQPFNAIIKNGSFMRISRYYPVIGYQKDYEIQDQKQRDHFNLENRTGLKEPEAPEVEKKDFINLNMIVSTEQDQTAIGTGDLIKKWTKSGRNYFEYKAEQIPFRFAVSSAKYKAKSMNYKWIAVTVFYHQKHSENVSHLLENAKLTLDYCMQNFGPYPFKTISFAEISSFTRGFAATAYPSAVFMPEDMIFHANIQADKNQDVINELAGHELSHLWWGNSRIDPDDRKGAVMLTETLAMYTEMMLYKRMYGKEKMMERIKVHQQIYDNEKGLSENVPIYKATGNVPHISYSKGAIAMVQLSNLIGEDRVNTALKNFLNNNQYPKKPTSLDLIREFYKVAPDASTRKQIDRLFKTTEDIIFISGPDTASTEAKLKEPIDGF, encoded by the coding sequence ATGAACACTTTATTTTTATTCGAAGCCGGACGCTCTTCCAAGCACTGGCTTACCTATCTTGTGGCTTTACTTTTAATAAGCCTGGGGATCTTTTGCGGCAACCAGTTCAATCTTTCTGCAGGAGAAGGAATTTATCTGAACTCGCCTTACACTATAGGTTTTATGACCGGGATGCTGAGCCTTTCTGTTATCTTTTTTGCTACCGTTTATGCGTTACAACTGTTGTTCAGAGACCAGGATTCAAAATTTGACAGCATTCTGTTTTCTTTCCCCTTTTCAAAATTCACTTACCTGAAAGGGAAATTTTACGCGTATTTCCTTCAGACATTTTTAAGTTTTACATTCTTAATGACAGGCTTTCTCCTGGGGCAGCTGATGCGTACAGGAAGTGAAATGCAGGAGTATTTTAATATCTTATATTACCTCTACCCATTATTGATCTTCGGGCTAATCAACAGTTTTTTTGTATGCGGTTTTTTGTTTCTTATTGCATTTACAGTAAAGAAGAAACTGCTGGTTGTGGTAGGCGGGCTCCTTCTGTATGTAGTGTATATGATCATTTTACTATTTTCCAATTCTCCTTTTATGACGGGAAGTCTGCCTCAGTCATTGGAAACACAACAATTTTCAGCTTTGACTGATCCGTTTGGATTATCTGCTTATTTTATGCAAGCCCGGGACCTTACTGCTCATGAGAAAAATATCCACATGGTACCTTTCACAGGCTACCTTTTGTTCAACAGGATCTTATTTTTCCTACTCTCTTTTGGATTTTTATTTCTATCTCTTACATTATTTTCTTTCTCCAATACATCAGGGCACAAAGTAAAAACACGGGGAAATCTTCAATCATTTTCTGAAATAGGCACATTGGAATATTCTACTGTTGCTCAAGCTTTTAACTGGTGGAGTTCATTCCGGTCCGTATTATCTTTCGTAAAAACAGACCTTACCTATCTGTTTAAAAGCATTGCCGTTCCTGCAGTTTCCATTCTGCTGTTATTCTTTGTCGGAATGGAAATGTATGCTGAAATTGAAAAAGGAATCCGCCTTCCACAGAAGTATGCAAGCTCGGGCCTGATGGCAACAACCATCTCAGAGAATTTTCATCTGCTTGGCCTATTGATTACGGCTTATTTTCTGAATGATATTTACTGGAGAAGTCAATCTTCCGGATTCAACCTGATTGAAAACAGTGCTTTATTTGCAAAAAACCGGTTAACAGGTCATTTTGTTTCGGTAAGTTTACTCCTGTTCTTCTTTACCGGTATTGTAATGGTTCAGGGAATTATTTTCCAGGCAACTTATCAGTATTTTCATATTGATTGGAACGCCTACCTCGGTGTTTTCCTTTTCAATACTTTTCCTTTGATCTTATTTTCAGGGTTTATCCTGTTGATTAACGACAGAATCCCCAATAAATTTATAGCGCTGGGAGTTTCCGTTCTTGCTGTTTTTTTATTGTCGGGGCCGGTTTCCGGGAAAATCATTACCTATCCTCTTCTCAGAATATTTTCAGATTTCAAAGGGACTTACAGTGACTTTAATGGATACGGAATTTATGAAAAAGCTTTTGCACAAAGGCTTGTATTCGGAGCCGGAATCATCAGTCTGTTGTGGTTATTCTACAGTATTGTAAAGGTAAAAAAAATACATGTTTCCGCTTTGGTTTTCACTATCTTCCTGCTGATTTCAGGGGTCATTGCCGGAATATTCTTTATGAAAGGATACATTCCGAAAAATGAAGCACAGAACATCTTAAGTTCTGTAGAATATGAAAAAAACTACCAGAAATATGAAAATATTCCGCAACCTGATATCACTGGTATTACTACAGAAATTAAGCTGTATCCTTCGGAAAATGCTTATCAGATCGCCGGAAAATATATACTTACCAACCAAACCAATCAACCTGTTAATAAGATTCTTATCAATTTTAATAAAGACTTAAAGCTTGAATCTGCTGTACTAACATCAGGAAATGAAAGAACAGAGATTCATCAAAACATCACGGAAGTTTCATTAAAACAACCTCTCCTGCCGGGAAAAACCGCTTTTCTTGATTTTATATTATCTTATCAGTGGTTTGCTGTAAACGGACATCAGCCTTTTAATGCTATCATAAAAAACGGATCATTTATGAGAATCAGCAGGTATTATCCTGTGATTGGTTATCAAAAAGATTATGAAATCCAGGATCAGAAACAGCGTGATCATTTCAACCTGGAAAATCGCACAGGATTGAAAGAACCTGAAGCTCCTGAAGTGGAAAAAAAAGATTTTATCAACCTTAATATGATTGTTTCTACCGAGCAGGATCAAACGGCCATAGGTACCGGAGATCTGATAAAAAAATGGACAAAATCCGGACGAAATTATTTCGAATATAAAGCAGAGCAGATTCCTTTCCGGTTTGCCGTTTCTTCTGCAAAATATAAAGCAAAAAGTATGAATTATAAATGGATAGCCGTTACTGTCTTTTACCATCAAAAACATTCTGAAAACGTCAGCCATCTTCTTGAAAATGCTAAGCTTACCTTAGATTACTGCATGCAGAATTTTGGACCATATCCTTTTAAAACCATCAGTTTTGCGGAAATTTCTTCTTTTACCCGGGGCTTTGCCGCTACAGCTTACCCTTCAGCAGTCTTTATGCCGGAAGATATGATTTTTCATGCCAATATACAGGCAGACAAGAACCAGGATGTCATTAATGAGCTGGCCGGGCATGAGCTTTCCCATCTTTGGTGGGGAAACAGCCGGATTGATCCGGATGACCGGAAAGGCGCTGTGATGCTTACTGAAACGTTAGCAATGTATACGGAAATGATGCTCTATAAAAGAATGTATGGCAAAGAAAAAATGATGGAAAGAATCAAGGTACACCAGCAGATTTACGATAATGAAAAAGGGTTGTCTGAGAATGTACCTATTTATAAAGCTACGGGAAATGTTCCTCACATTTCTTATTCCAAGGGTGCAATTGCTATGGTACAGTTGAGCAATCTGATAGGTGAAGATCGTGTGAATACAGCTTTAAAAAATTTTCTCAATAACAATCAATATCCAAAGAAGCCCACTTCATTAGACCTGATCCGTGAGTTTTACAAAGTTGCTCCTGATGCCTCAACCCGAAAACAGATTGACAGGTTATTTAAAACTACAGAAGATATCATTTTTATTTCCGGTCCTGATACGGCTTCCACAGAAGCAAAATTAAAGGAACCGATTGATGGATTTTAA
- a CDS encoding ABC transporter ATP-binding protein: MNTLTINNLSLTYKNGFQAIKNISLDITNGMFGLLGPNGAGKSSLMKTIVGLQKPTSGTLLFNDVDIVKNPDYIKQNLGFLPQDFGVYPKVSAYDLLEHIALLKGISDKNKRKNQILGLLEKVNLSDFSKKEVHTFSGGMKQRFGVAQALLGDPKIIIVDEPTAGLDPEERNRFNSLLNDISQEVIVILSTHLVEDVRNLCSEMAVMNHGQILRKGNPGTLIAELENKIWSKPIHKNELETYGSNYEIISRQLLERELHITIFSEEPPKDFSPVNPLLEHVYFHTLTQKL, from the coding sequence ATGAACACATTAACCATCAACAACCTTAGTCTTACCTATAAAAATGGTTTTCAAGCTATTAAGAACATTTCTCTTGATATCACAAACGGAATGTTCGGGCTGCTTGGTCCGAACGGAGCCGGAAAATCTTCTCTGATGAAAACCATTGTTGGACTTCAGAAACCCACTTCGGGGACTCTGCTTTTCAATGATGTGGATATTGTTAAAAACCCTGATTATATTAAACAGAATCTGGGATTTCTTCCCCAGGATTTTGGCGTGTATCCGAAAGTTTCCGCGTATGATCTTCTGGAACATATAGCCCTATTGAAAGGTATTAGTGATAAAAACAAACGTAAAAATCAGATTTTGGGTCTGCTTGAAAAAGTTAATCTTTCTGATTTTTCAAAAAAAGAGGTCCATACTTTTTCAGGCGGAATGAAACAGCGTTTCGGTGTGGCACAGGCTCTGCTAGGAGATCCGAAAATTATCATTGTCGATGAACCTACTGCAGGACTGGATCCTGAAGAACGCAATCGTTTCAATTCATTGCTGAATGATATCAGCCAGGAGGTGATTGTTATTCTTTCTACCCATCTCGTGGAAGACGTCAGAAACCTCTGTTCGGAAATGGCAGTAATGAATCATGGACAGATCCTTCGAAAAGGAAATCCGGGAACATTAATCGCTGAACTGGAGAACAAAATATGGTCAAAACCTATCCACAAAAACGAGCTGGAAACTTATGGTTCCAATTATGAGATCATCAGCAGACAATTACTGGAAAGAGAACTTCACATCACCATATTTTCTGAAGAACCCCCGAAAGACTTCAGTCCTGTAAATCCTCTGCTGGAGCACGTTTATTTCCATACGCTTACTCAAAAACTTTAA